Proteins encoded together in one Cicer arietinum cultivar CDC Frontier isolate Library 1 chromosome 4, Cicar.CDCFrontier_v2.0, whole genome shotgun sequence window:
- the LOC101509935 gene encoding probable pectate lyase 12 isoform X2 — translation MLPMSCILLMCLFISFSSQIKAHKTTFSNLTLPHQHPYPESVVQQLQQKINASLSRRELLSKNQGSCLTGNPVDDCWRCDTNWAANRQKLADCGIGFGRAAMGGKNGQIYIVTDSSDNDPANPVPGTLRHAVIQDEPLWIVFAADMTINLRHELIFNSYKTVDGRGANVQITGHGCITLQYISNIIIHNIHVHHCKPSGNTNIRASPTHVGWRGVSDGDGISIFGSRNIWIDHCSLSYCTDGLIDAIMGSTAITISNNHFGHHDEVMLLGHNDKYLPDRGMQVTIAFNHFGEGLVQRMPRCRLGYIHVVNNDFTQWEMYAIGGSANPTINSQGNRYTAPSDPNAKEVTKRVETDDKEWSGWNWRTDGDIMVNGAFFVPSGAGLSAQYAQASSVQPKSVVQIDQLTMYSGVFGDPRVVV, via the exons atgCTTCCTATGAGCTGCATTCTTTTAATGTGTCTCTTCATTTCTTTTTCATCCCAAATCAAAGCTCATAAAACTACTTTCTCCAATCTCACCTTACCCCACCAACATCCTTACCCTGAATCTGTCGTTCAACAACTTCAACA gAAAATCAATGCGTCACTTTCGAGAAGAGAACTACTCTCAAAGAACCAAGGTTCTTGTTTAACGGGAAATCCAGTGGACGATTGTTGGCGGTGCGACACAAACTGGGCGGCAAACCGTCAGAAACTAGCAGATTGCGGAATCGGATTCGGACGCGCCGCCATGGGAGGTAAAAACGGTCAGATCTACATCGTAACAGATTCCTCCGACAACGACCCAGCGAATCCCGTTCCGGGAACACTCCGTCACGCCGTAATCCAAGACGAACCACTGTGGATCGTATTCGCCGCCGACATGACAATAAACCTCCGTCACGAACTAATTTTCAACAGTTACAAAACCGTGGACGGACGTGGAGCAAACGTTCAAATCACCGGGCACGGCTGCATAACACTTCAATACATCTCAAATATCATAATTCACAATATCCACGTTCATCATTGTAAACCCTCGGGAAATACTAACATACGTGCGAGTCCAACGCATGTAGGGTGGAGAGGCGTATCGGACGGTGATGGAATATCAATATTTGGTTCGCGTAACATATGGATCGACCATTGCTCTTTATCTTATTGTACAGACGGTTTGATTGATGCTATAATGGGGTCCACAGCTATAACAATTTCTAACAACCATTTTGGTCATCATGATGAAGTTATGTTACTTGGTCATAATGATAAGTATTTGCCTGATAGAGGAATGCAAGTTACTATTGCGTTTAATCACTTTGGTGAAGGACTTGTTCAGCGTATGCCGCGTTGTAGATTGGGTTATATTCATGTTGTTAATAATGATTTTACGCAGTGGGAAATGTATGCTATCGGTGGTAGTGCTAACCCTACTATTAACAGTCAGGGTAACCGTTACACCGCTCCCTCCGACCCAAACGCCAAAGAG GTGACGAAGCGCGTGGAGACAGACGATAAAGAATGGAGTGGTTGGAATTGGAGGACGGATGGGGATATAATGGTAAATGGAGCATTCTTTGTGCCTTCAGGAGCGGGGCTAAGTGCGCAGTACGCACAGGCTTCTAGTGTGCAACCCAAATCCGTCGTGCAAATCGACCAGCTCACTATGTACTCCGGTGTCTTCGGCGATCCCAG
- the LOC101510698 gene encoding transcription repressor OFP13, whose amino-acid sequence MGKKILKMPSLFKTQRKQQNPWQFLPSCSHPKTISFRGSDDIFKTVNSVFFDPLENIIETPKSCFTTSSESQSASASASASFSTESEDYCYINDGESLETLVRGVKSERLFFEAEDTSSILEKAKANDFPFKESVVLAMESEDPYEDFKRSMEEMVESHGVKDWEGLEELLSWYLRVNGKNNHGFIVGAFVDLLISLAISNNCCSDSTMYSSAVSSFGSSPLLYLSQGQSNEITEIQDNVTAS is encoded by the coding sequence ATgggaaagaaaattttaaaaatgccTTCACTTTTCAAAACacaaagaaaacaacaaaatccaTGGCAATTCTTACCTTCTTGTAGCCACCCTAAAACTATTTCTTTTCGAGGTAGTGATGATATATTCAAAACAGTTAATTCTGTTTTTTTTGACCCTTTAGAAAACATTATTGAAACACCAAAATCATGCTTCACAACTTCATCTGAATCTCAATCTGCAAGTGCAAGTGCAAGTGCAAGTTTTTCGACTGAATCAGAAGACTATTGTTACATTAATGATGGTGAATCTTTGGAGACATTAGTACGAGGTGTTAAATCAGAGAGATTATTTTTCGAAGCAGAAGATACGAGTTCAATTTTGGAGAAAGCTAAGGCTAATGATTTTCCTTTTAAAGAAAGTGTTGTTTTAGCTATGGAATCAGAGGATCCATATGAAGATTTTAAGAGATCAATGGAAGAAATGGTTGAGTCTCATGGTGTCAAAGATTGGGAAGGTTTGGAGGAACTTTTGAGTTGGTATTTGAGAGTTAATGGTAAAAATAATCATGGCTTTATTGTTGGTGCTTTTGTTGATTTGTTGATTAGTTTAGCAATTTCTAATAATTGTTGTTCTGATTCAACTATGTATTCTTCTGCTGTTTCTTCTTTTGGTTCTTCACCATTGTTGTATTTATCTCAGGGGCAGAGTAATGAGATTACTGAGATTCAAGATAATGTAACAGCTTCTTAG
- the LOC101511018 gene encoding uncharacterized protein, translating to MSAMEKHVVQIFDRTRRIIDQARHECYLWEHHLLPKFILNGIPPPPWLCNSSLHSFPSDPKDSNKDDTVSGILSQTQFGIPFPVHHCSLYKNLDVVTDDVQYPIGLCNDVHAYKKDHDVGDRLSNLPDCSVNNAGCASSGPPEFDSGAISPQHQIEPRVSEIFHDPAVSLAKMQRSRSRQKAMELRNSAKAAKRLSGDGNNAATATGSASSSLQEDHAKELGLVNEFHPNLQSCLMEEMGREGCQNQIDHRSNYSGRITRSKSSSQKLNSLSVGSSSVEKEDGPPLNDMNEVMELVNRHSFINGSCGVREANTLECPTKEVGSSVDDKRLTKPRTSSLAEHSSELLNLNNTSDRHKGVEVSDLKQPCSHAVLTDISKTSNCNNGSWRRTVKDGDFCQNKQESNIQSRLKLHGNSCPSPGDDFFTTDGSVKSIDQSLQSSRPLVLKNLQDPPVNFVGSFSSQKEPHICAAKTKEHLSRSGSGKAYLTKNSKLSKSPNSNSREQNATCSESAGKKSLNVQPTELDARRLSSSPKHSELDKEISKNSAEKENIAEVAASRNTRAVTSCVKEGSLRPVIFSNLDSGSLLAESRHIKTAVVEKDLDVQENIATGANPSDNAEHSSAATVAKVLVDFDGLVEKDPSCLGSRLTAVNPKVGEDVSVLRLPSDFVMSVVPKKLVFDEGEETGRDGISSPDLIVGRQIVSLEKEPVPLSEPLKLLDDETQEVITDSFSEAVPENGMHKHTDESVTNFTVRFPSGAPTDEVNVDLAQQAPNTIASGQNGELLRQTLLSNGKVTSFSADIHNFPSSTERFINDVEDSCSPPKKRKIEIETKIFLPDSTHVLEKLVDSIDQKPASGTLSNEEDNPETVIEVQHLASDHEDDIRHEHASNSPTDVMEDTVESQKLEGSSCEMRTEQKLLLDGSGRSSETPMLAEVNPIRFSIDSMRFTMDEKAGSLHLQVNSGQDSAELVTCVERSTSSRRIFRGIDTELSDDLSVSPGIRDLDLIDTGEALPEFEGFIMQTDNGQPCTAQDQMELENMNLPSNSVDYSSLGRSSFKRSPYLYESVPNRLLEGYGLSSSLPLNDESPTAHSDYLPNCNGQYTSSVQSLWDKINLNFSSSGKRKSLKSELPCISEENENVDEIGGTFREGNGSEGMTGSITRGPLAQTVDNANPSKSVLEDALTSGCEDFLSTEFNLGWTHSKVKKKLDKQDGNRARFTSKGKENQSSVGANGAKRNSESVRKRSSRPKLSGKDSSMKQRPTYSGGKTTYKNIVSNVTSFIPLVQQKQAAAVITGKRDIKVKALEAAEAAKRIAEKKENERKIKKEALRLERERLEQQNLRQMELQKKKKEEERKKKEAEMAAKKRQRENEEKKEKERKRKRFNDMKQQEHGKIHAKIEEIKIQRRATGEEVHESRKIMDERNNYNNLQLQKNSECDAEKISETKPLTIRDSTIKTKESCLDNSESVNYCANKGKATMVDLIKAPEDNDLIIGNSFQEQSYEMSPYKSDDEDEDDVPNNKFIPSWASKHSLFLMVSSQKMDPERIFSQKTFCNIAKVLLPRKLQL from the exons ATGTCGGCGATGGAGAAGCACGTCGTGCAGATCTTCGATAGAACGAGGCGGATCATCGACCAGGCTCGCCATGAGTGCTATCTCTGGGAGCATCACCTTCTCCCCAAATTTATTCTCAACGGAATTCCCCCTCCTCCATGGCTATGTAACTCTTCTCTTCACTCCTTCCCCTCAGATCCCAAag ATTCAAACAAAGATGATACTGTTTCTGGAATTCTATCGCAAACACAGTTTGGAATTCCTTTCCCAGTTCATCATTGCAGTCTTTACAAAAATCTGGATGTTGTAACTGATGATGTTCAGTATCCTATTGGTTTGTGTAATGACGTCCATGCTTATAAAAAAGACCATGATGTGGGGGATAGACTTTCAAATTTGCCTGATTGTTCGGTTAACAATGCTGGATGTGCTTCAAGCGGTCCTCCAGAATTTGATTCAGGTGCTATTTCACCTCAGCATCAGATAGAACCAAGAGTTTCAGAGATTTTCCATGACCCAGCAGTCTCACTGGCAAAGATGCAAAGATCAAGGTCAAGGCAGAAAGCTATGGAGCTACGTAACAGTGCAAAAGCAGCCAAACGGTTGTCAGGAGATGGTAATAATGCTGCCACAGCTACAGGTTCTGCATCATCATCTTTACAGGAAGACCATGCCAAGGAGTTAGGCTTGGTCAACGAGTTTCATCCCAACCTCCAAAGTTGTTTGATGGAAGAAATGGGAAGAGAGGGCTGTCAGAATCAAATAGATCACAGGTCTAATTACTCTGGTCGTATAACAAGATCTAAAAGTTCATCTCAGAAGTTAAACTCTTTGAGCGTTGGTAGTTCCTCCGTAGAGAAGGAAGATGGTCCACCACTTAATGATATGAATGAAGTAATGGAGCTAGTCAACCGACATTCTTTTATAAATGGAAGTTGTGGGGTTCGGGAAGCAAATACACTAGAGTGTCCGACAAAAGAAGTTGGAAGCAGTGTCGATGATAAGAGATTAACAAAACCTAGAACTTCTAGCCTGGCAGAACATAGTAGTGAATTATTGAACTTAAACAACACTTCGGATAGACACAAAGGGGTTGAGGTTTCTGATCTGAAGCAACCATGTTCTCATGCTGTGTTAACCGATATAAGCAAAACATCCAATTGTAACAATGGAAGTTGGAGGAGAACAGTTAAAGATGGTGACTTTTGCCAAAATAAACAGGAAAGTAACATTCAAAGTAGGTTAAAACTACATGGAAATTCCTGTCCATCACCAGGGGATGATTTTTTTACAACTGATGGTTCTGTAAAGTCTATCGACCAATCATTGCAATCATCTCGTCCTTTAGTTTTAAAGAATTTGCAGGACCCCCCAGTCAACTTTGTTGGGTCTTTTAGTAGCCAAAAGGAACCTCACATTTGTGCAGCAAAAACAAAAGAACATTTAAGTAGAAGTGGTTCTGGAAAGGCATACTTAACCAAAAATTCAAAGTTATCGAAGTCTCCAAACTCCAATTCACGTGAACAAAATGCAACTTGCTCTGAATCTGCAGGTAAGAAGTCTCTAAATGTACAGCCTACCGAACTGGATGCTAGAAGGTTATCTTCAAGTCCAAAGCATTCCGAATTAGAtaaagaaatttcaaaaaattctgCAGAGAAGGAGAACATTGCAGAAGTTGCTGCGTCTAGAAATACAAGGGCTGTGACTAGTTGCGTAAAAGAAGGATCATTAAGGCCGGTGATCTTTTCCAATTTAGACAGTGGGTCTTTACTTGCGGAATCACGACACATTAAAACAGCTGTGGTTGAAAAGGACTTGGATGTCCAAGAAAATATAGCAACAGGAGCCAATCCTTCTGATAATGCTGAGCACAGTTCTGCTGCAACTGTTGCCAAAGTTCTTGTTGATTTTGATGGATTAGTTGAAAAAGATCCTTCTTGTTTGGGGTCAAGACTCACTGCTGTTAACCCTAAGGTTGGGGAGGATGTTTCCGTCTTAAGGCTTCCCTCTGATTTTGTTATGTCTGTGGTGCCTAAGAAACTTGTTTTTGATGAAGGTGAAGAAACCGGTAGGGATGGAATATCTAGCCCTGATTTGATAGTAGGGCGCCAGATAGTGTCATTAGAAAAAGAACCCGTGCCTTTGTCGGAACCATTGAAGTTACTTGATGATGAAACCCAGGAAGTTATAACAGATTCTTTTTCTGAAGCAGTTCCTGAAAATGGTATGCATAAACATACAGATGAGAGTGTTACAAACTTCACAGTTAGGTTCCCATCCGGTGCCCCTACTGATGAAGTGAATGTTGATTTGGCACAACAGGCTCCAAATACCATTGCCAGTGGTCAAAATGGGGAGTTATTGAGGCAGACACTGCTCAGTAATGGAAAAGTTACCAGTTTTTCAGCCGATATCCATAATTTCCCAAGTTCCACAGAGCGTTTCATTAACGATGTGGAAGATTCATGCTCTCCGCCCAAGAAAaggaaaattgaaattgaaacaaAGATTTTTCTTCCCGACTCTACTCACGTATTGGAAAAGCTAGTTGATTCTATCGACCAAAAGCCTGCAAGTGGAACCTTGAGCAACGAAGAAGACAATCCTGAGACTGTCATTGAAGTTCAACATTTGGCATCTGATCACGAGGATGATATAAGACATGAACATGCTAGTAATAGCCCAACAGATGTGATGGAAGACACCGTGGAAAGCCAAAAATTAGAAGGGTCTTCATGTGAAATGAGAACAGAG CAGAAACTTTTGTTGGATGGAAGTGGCAGAAGTTCAGAAACTCCTATGTTGGCAGAAGTAAATCCAATCCGTTTTAGTATTGACTCGATGAGGTTCACCATGGACGAGAAGGCGGGGTCATTGCATCTTCAGGTTAATTCTGGACAAGATAGTGCAGAGCTTGTGACTTGTGTTGAAAGAAGCACCTCAAGTAGAAGGATCTTTCGGGGGATTGATACTGAATTGTCAGATGATTTGTCCGTTTCTCCCGGAATCAGAgatttggatttgattgatacaGGTGAAGCTTTACCAGAGTTTGAAGGGTTCATTATGCAAACAGATAATGGACAACCATGCACTGCTCAAGACCAAATGGAATTGGAAAATATGAATCTTCCTAGTAACTCAGTAGATTATTCATCACTTGGTAGATCTAGTTTCAAGCGTTCTCCATACCTTTATGAGTCTGTACCTAATAGACTTCTGGAGGGCTATGGTCTAAGCTCTTCCCTTCCTCTAAACGATGAGAGTCCAACGGCCCATTCGGATTACCTACCAAATTGTAATGGTCAGTATACATCTTCAGTTCAATCTCTTTgggataaaattaatttgaactTCAGCAGTTCAGGAAAGCGTAAAAGTTTGAAATCAGAGCTACCCTGCATTAgcgaagaaaatgaaaatgtggATGAAATTGGTGGTACATTCCGAGAAGGCAATGGTTCAGAAGGAATGACTGGGTCAATTACCAGAGGACCACTTGCTCAGACTGTAGATAATGCAAACCCTTCAAAATCAGTATTAGAAGATGCATTAACTAGTGGATGTGAGGATTTTCTCAGCACAGAGTTTAACTTGGGTTGGACTCACAGTAAAGTAAAAAAGAAACTTGACAAGCAGGATGGAAATAGGGCAAGATTTACAAGCAAGGGGAAGGAAAACCAGAGTTCCGTTGGAGCAAATGGTGCCAAAAGGAACTCCGAGTCAGTCCGTAAAAGATCCAGTAGGCCAAAGTTATCTGGAAAAGATAGTAGTATGAAACAACGTCCCACTTATTCTGGAGGGAAGACAACATACAAGAATATTGTATCTAATGTCACTTCCTTTATTCCATTAGTGCAGCAAAAACAAGCAGCAGCGGTTATAACAG GTAAGAGAGACATCAAAGTGAAGGCTCTGGAGGCTGCTGAGGCAGCCAAGCGTATTGCtgaaaagaaagagaatgagCGCAAGATTAAGAAAGAGGCATTGAGACTTGAGCGGGAAAGACTGGAGCAACAAAATCTAAGGCAGATGGAGCtgcagaagaaaaagaaagaggaagaaagaaagaagaaggaGGCCGAAATGGCAGCAAAAAAAAGACAAAGggaaaatgaagagaaaaaggagaaagaaagaaaaagaaaacgtTTTAATGACATGAAGCAGCAAGAGCATGGGAAGATACATGCTAAGATAGAAGAGATAAAAATACAGCGGCGAGCTACA GGTGAAGAAGTCCATGAAAGCAGGAAAATTATGGATGAAAGAAACAATTATAACAACTTGCAACTGCAAAAGAATAGTGAATGCGACGCGGAGAAAATTTCTGAAACTAAACCTTTGACCATCAGGGATTCAACTATTAAAACCAAGGAAAGTTGTCTTGATAATTCAGAATCTGTGAACTACTGTGCTAATAAAGGAAAG GCAACAATGGTTGATTTGATCAAAGCCCCTGAAGACAATGACTTGATCATTGGGAACTCTTTTCAAGAGCAATCTTACGAGATGTCTCCATACaaatcagatgatgaagatgaGGATGACGTGCCGAATAATAAGTTTATACCATCATGGGCAAG TAAGCATAGCCTGTTTCTGATGGTTTCTTCCCAGAAAATGGACCCGGAAAGGATATTTTCTCAGAAAACTTTTTGCAATATAGCAAAAG TTCTCCTGCCTCGGAAGCTTCAGTTGTAG
- the LOC101511324 gene encoding pentatricopeptide repeat-containing protein At5g04780, mitochondrial — MSTSRMNPLRTYERLCGSTSSIHFRKLSIVSLPESELLNVVKVVNVGTNSTHISNLQYLLQFCAKTKSSIGGRACHAQTIHVGLKTDILTSNMLINMYSKCSLVNDARKVFDEMPVKSLVSWNTMIGALTQISEEKEALMLFIQMLREGTLFNEFTISSVLCECAAKCAVFECMQLHAFSIKVSVDSNCFVGTALLHVYGKCYLMKDASRVFESMPETNAVTWSSMLAGYVQNGFHEEALLLFRDYQLMGFEQDAFMISSAVCACAGLASLIEGKQVYAVSCKSGFGSNVYVCSSLIDMFAKCGCIREAYLVFQGVEVRRSIVLWNAMISGFARHACALEAMILFEKMQQNGFFPDDVTYVSVLNACSHMGLHEQGQKYFDLMVKQHNLRPSVLHYSCMIDILGRAGLVQKAYDLIETMPFNATSSIWGSLLASCRNHGNVEFAEIAAKHLFEMEPDNAGNHILLANIYAANGKWEEVAKARKVLRESELRKERGTSWIEVKNTIHSFTVGERNHSQIKEIYDKLDELVEELEKLNYKVDIKNDLHDVEDSKKQMLLKHHSEKLAVTFGLMFLPSDIPIRIMKNLRICGDCHNFMKLLCKFTSREIIVRDTNRFHHFKDGFCSCGEFW; from the coding sequence ATGTCTACATCTCGCATGAATCCATTGAGAACATATGAGAGGCTCTGTGGTTCTACTTCTAGCATTCATTTCAGGAAATTGTCAATTGTTTCCCTCCCCGAATCAGAGCTCTTAAATGTAGTTAAAGTTGTCAATGTTGGTACCAATTCTACCCACATATCCAATTTGCAATATCTTTTGCAGTTCTGTGCAAAAACGAAATCTTCCATTGGTGGAAGAGCATGTCATGCTCAAACAATTCATGTTGGATTGAAAACCGAcattttaacatcaaatatgCTGATTAATATGTACTCTAAATGTTCTTTAGTTAATGATGCTCGTaaagtgtttgatgaaatgccgGTTAAAAGTTTAGTTTCATGGAACACAATGATTGGAGCACTTACACAGATTTCTGAGGAAAAAGAAGCACTCATGCTGTTTATTCAAATGTTAAGAGAGGGAACACTGTTCAACGAGTTTACCATTTCAAGTGTTTTGTGTGAGTGTGCTGCCAAATGTGCTGTATTTGAGTGTATGCAGTTACATGCTTTTTCAATTAAGGTTTCTGTTGATTCTAATTGTTTTGTTGGAACTGCATTGCTACATGTGTATGGCAAATGTTATTTGATGAAAGACGCGAGTCGGGTATTCGAGAGTATGCCCGAAACAAATGCTGTTACTTGGAGTTCAATGCTAGCAGGATATGTGCAAAATGGGTTTCATGAAGAGGCGTTGTTGCTTTTTCGTGATTATCAGTTGATGGGTTTCGAGCAGGACGCATTTATGATATCGTCTGCTGTTTGTGCTTGTGCCGGCCTGGCAAGTTTGATTGAAGGGAAGCAAGTGTATGCCGTTTCGTGCAAATCTGGATTTGGTTCGAATGTATATGTTTGTTCGTCCCTTATAGACATGTTTGCAAAATGCGGTTGCATAAGAGAAGCTTACCTTGTGTTTCAAGGTGTTGAGGTGAGAAGAAGCATTGTTTTATGGAATGCTATGATTTCTGGGTTTGCTAGACATGCTTGTGCATTAGAGGCTATGatcttatttgaaaaaatgcAGCAAAATGGCTTTTTTCCTGATGATGTAACATATGTATCTGTCCTAAATGCTTGCAGTCATATGGGTTTGCATGAACAAGGGCAGAAATATTTTGACCTCATGGTCAAACAGCATAATCTTCGGCCGAGTGTTCTTCACTACTCGTGTATGATTGACATTCTCGGTCGAGCGGGACTTGTTCAGAAGGCTTATGACTTGATAGAGACAATGCCATTTAATGCAACTAGTTCTATATGGGGTTCACTTTTAGCTTCTTGTAGAAATCATGGTAATGTTGAGTTCGCTGAGATTGCAGCCAAGCATTTGTTTGAAATGGAACCTGATAATGCAGGAAACCACATCTTGCTAGCAAACATATATGCTGCAAATGGAAAATGGGAGGAAGTTGCGAAAGCGAGGAAGGTTCTTAGAGAGAGTGAACTGAGGAAGGAGAGGGGAACAAGTTGGATTGAAGTTAAGAATACCATTCACTCATTTACTGTCGGCGAGAGAAATCATTCACAAATCAAAGAAATTTATGATAAGTTAGATGAATTGGTGGAGGAGTTGGAGAAGCTGAATTACAAGGTTGATATAAAAAATGACCTTCATGATGTTGAAGATAGCAAAAAACAGATGCTTTTGAAGCATCACAGTGAGAAACTTGCCGTCACATTTGGATTAATGTTTTTGCCTAGTGATATACCAATAAGGATTATGAAAAACCTTAGGATATGTGGTGATTGCCATAATTTTATGAAACTTTTGTGTAAGTTTACTAGTCGAGAGATTATTGTTCGAGATACAAATCGTTTTCATCACTTTAAGGATGGCTTTTGTTCTTGTGGCGAGTTTTGGTGA